Proteins encoded in a region of the Amyelois transitella isolate CPQ chromosome 9, ilAmyTran1.1, whole genome shotgun sequence genome:
- the LOC106130372 gene encoding tyrosine kinase receptor Cad96Ca isoform X1 codes for MMNTMFKNFLWIYLSGCFVFVFAQPPLPEGFNLPPIMQVERNWYARSSDPIGTVVTRVHRERTSDKNTTFGLETSGPPAPFEIDPHTGVVKINDTLRDKENKSFSLWVTADDGSIPQRTEVLATITNNSGQRPKLPMPPFLPNLPSYPTLPPYPPLPPKIPRPQSTTKATEKYIEEVTVPDTTPVTTALSPPKRPDDLFVNIVDHGDKTTNNSETSEEQTGNDVPLTVIPLVAIGGLVVIVAAVIFFVWRRNNAPKSSSKKDDMNKDASGIVLQDSSVNLWNRPRTYSNRYESWDNGHLQLSEETTITKEDPTDEWEFPRHRLRIFNIVGEGAFGQVWRAQAIDIDGKKGEQTVAVKTLKENASEKEKSDLLQELLVMKNLGPHPNVVRLIGCCTEKEPTFVIMEFVSLGKLQQFLRDSRAERHYGNTHGGSQFLTSRDLTHFAFQVARGMDFLSSNGIIHRDLAARNVLITEERTCKVADFGFARDVGGTHVYERKSDGRLPIRWMAPESLYDDIFSVKSDIWSFGVLLWEIVTLGSTPYPGLSAGDVMRKVRDGYRLEKPEHCRRELYNIMYYCWEAEPTGRPDFKEVVSMLERLLCTETDYIELERFPDHSYYNLQELDGEKV; via the exons ATGATGAATACGATgtttaagaattttctttgGATTTACCTGTCaggatgttttgtttttg TATTCGCCCAGCCGCCTCTTCCCGAGGGTTTCAACCTTCCACCAATCATGCAGGTGGAACGCAACTGGTACGCCAGGTCCTCAGACCCTATCGGCACGGTAGTAACCAGGGTCCATCGGGAGAGGACCAGTGACAAAAACACAACCTTCGGGTTGGAAACCTCTGGCCCTCCAGCGCCGTTTGAAATCGACCCACATACTGGAGTTGTGAAAATTAATGATACGCTTAGGGATAAG gaaaataaatctttttcacTATGGGTTACTGCAGACGATGGTTCTATTCCTCAACGAACCGAAGTCCTAGCGACCATAACTAATAATTCCGGCCAAAGGCCAAAACTTCCCATGCCACCATTCTTACCAAATCTACCTAGTTACCCCACATTACCACCATATCCTCCACTACCTCCCAAAATTCCTAGACCACAGAGCACAACCAAAGcaactgaaaaatatatagaggAAGTCACAGTACCTGATACAACTCCAGTCACAACAGCGCTTAGCCCACCAAAGAGGCCAGATGatctttttgtaaatattgttgaCCATGGAgacaaaacaacaaataattCTGAAACTTCAGAAGAACAAACAGGAAATGATGTTCCATTAACAGTGATACCCCTAGTTGCTATTGGTGGCTTAGTAGTTATAGTCGCCGcagtcatattttttgtttggaGAAGAAACAATGCGCCTAAATCTAGCAGCAAAAAAGATGATATG AATAAGGACGCAAGTGGTATTGTTCTCCAAGATTCTTCAGTAAACTTGTGGAACCGTCCTCGTACGTACTCCAATCGTTACGAGTCCTGGGACAACGGTCACTTGCAG ctGTCTGAAGAAACAACAATAACGAAGGAAGATCCAACAGACGAATGGGAATTCCCGCGACACAGACTCAGAATATTCAACATTGTGGGAGAAGGCGCCTTTGGTCAGGTGTGGCGTGCCCAGGCTATTGATATAGATG GTAAAAAGGGCGAGCAAACAGTAGCAGTAAAGACGCTTAAAGAAAATGCCTCGGAGAAAGAGAAATCTGACCTTCTTCAGGAGTTGCTGGTCATGAAGAACCTTGGACCTCATCCCAACGTGGTCCGGCTTATTGGCTGCTGCACTGAAAAG GAACCCACCTTCGTGATCATGGAGTTCGTGAGCCTCGGCAAGCTGCAGCAGTTCCTGAGGGACTCCCGCGCCGAGAGGCACTACGGGAACACGCACGGTGGCAGCCAGTTCCTGACGTCACGGGACTTGACACACTTCGCCTTCCAAGTCGCGAGGGGCATGGATTTCCTTAGCTCTAATGGG ataatcCACCGAGATTTGGCAGCGAGAAACGTCCTGATTACGGAAGAGAGGACGTGCAAAGTAGCAGATTTTGGGTTCGCTAGGGACGTCGGCGGTACTCATGTCTATGAGAGGAAAAGCGACGGCCGACTGCCTATAAG atggATGGCTCCAGAGTCGCTCTACGACGATATTTTCAGTGTTAAGTCGGACATTTGGAGTTTTGGCGTTCTCCTGTGGGAGATCGTGACACTAGGATCCACCCCCTACCCAGGATTATCAGCGGGAGATGTGATGAGGAAG GTCCGAGACGGCTACCGTCTTGAGAAACCGGAACACTGCCGGCGGGAACTGTACAACATCATGTACTACTGCTGGGAAGCTGAACCCACTGGAAGACCAGACTTCAAAGAAGTGGTCTCCATGCTGGAGAGGCTGCTGTGCACGGAGACAGACTATATAGAGCTGGAAAGGTTCCCAGACCATTCTTATTACAATCTGCAGGAGTTGGATGGTGAAAAAGTTTGA
- the LOC106130372 gene encoding tyrosine kinase receptor Cad96Ca isoform X2, with translation MMNTMFKNFLWIYLSGCFVFVFAQPPLPEGFNLPPIMQVERNWYARSSDPIGTVVTRVHRERTSDKNTTFGLETSGPPAPFEIDPHTGVVKINDTLRDKENKSFSLWVTADDGSIPQRTEVLATITNNSGQRPKLPMPPFLPNLPSYPTLPPYPPLPPKIPRPQSTTKATEKYIEEVTVPDTTPVTTALSPPKRPDDLFVNIVDHGDKTTNNSETSEEQTGNDVPLTVIPLVAIGGLVVIVAAVIFFVWRRNNAPKSSSKKDDMLSEETTITKEDPTDEWEFPRHRLRIFNIVGEGAFGQVWRAQAIDIDGKKGEQTVAVKTLKENASEKEKSDLLQELLVMKNLGPHPNVVRLIGCCTEKEPTFVIMEFVSLGKLQQFLRDSRAERHYGNTHGGSQFLTSRDLTHFAFQVARGMDFLSSNGIIHRDLAARNVLITEERTCKVADFGFARDVGGTHVYERKSDGRLPIRWMAPESLYDDIFSVKSDIWSFGVLLWEIVTLGSTPYPGLSAGDVMRKVRDGYRLEKPEHCRRELYNIMYYCWEAEPTGRPDFKEVVSMLERLLCTETDYIELERFPDHSYYNLQELDGEKV, from the exons ATGATGAATACGATgtttaagaattttctttgGATTTACCTGTCaggatgttttgtttttg TATTCGCCCAGCCGCCTCTTCCCGAGGGTTTCAACCTTCCACCAATCATGCAGGTGGAACGCAACTGGTACGCCAGGTCCTCAGACCCTATCGGCACGGTAGTAACCAGGGTCCATCGGGAGAGGACCAGTGACAAAAACACAACCTTCGGGTTGGAAACCTCTGGCCCTCCAGCGCCGTTTGAAATCGACCCACATACTGGAGTTGTGAAAATTAATGATACGCTTAGGGATAAG gaaaataaatctttttcacTATGGGTTACTGCAGACGATGGTTCTATTCCTCAACGAACCGAAGTCCTAGCGACCATAACTAATAATTCCGGCCAAAGGCCAAAACTTCCCATGCCACCATTCTTACCAAATCTACCTAGTTACCCCACATTACCACCATATCCTCCACTACCTCCCAAAATTCCTAGACCACAGAGCACAACCAAAGcaactgaaaaatatatagaggAAGTCACAGTACCTGATACAACTCCAGTCACAACAGCGCTTAGCCCACCAAAGAGGCCAGATGatctttttgtaaatattgttgaCCATGGAgacaaaacaacaaataattCTGAAACTTCAGAAGAACAAACAGGAAATGATGTTCCATTAACAGTGATACCCCTAGTTGCTATTGGTGGCTTAGTAGTTATAGTCGCCGcagtcatattttttgtttggaGAAGAAACAATGCGCCTAAATCTAGCAGCAAAAAAGATGATATG ctGTCTGAAGAAACAACAATAACGAAGGAAGATCCAACAGACGAATGGGAATTCCCGCGACACAGACTCAGAATATTCAACATTGTGGGAGAAGGCGCCTTTGGTCAGGTGTGGCGTGCCCAGGCTATTGATATAGATG GTAAAAAGGGCGAGCAAACAGTAGCAGTAAAGACGCTTAAAGAAAATGCCTCGGAGAAAGAGAAATCTGACCTTCTTCAGGAGTTGCTGGTCATGAAGAACCTTGGACCTCATCCCAACGTGGTCCGGCTTATTGGCTGCTGCACTGAAAAG GAACCCACCTTCGTGATCATGGAGTTCGTGAGCCTCGGCAAGCTGCAGCAGTTCCTGAGGGACTCCCGCGCCGAGAGGCACTACGGGAACACGCACGGTGGCAGCCAGTTCCTGACGTCACGGGACTTGACACACTTCGCCTTCCAAGTCGCGAGGGGCATGGATTTCCTTAGCTCTAATGGG ataatcCACCGAGATTTGGCAGCGAGAAACGTCCTGATTACGGAAGAGAGGACGTGCAAAGTAGCAGATTTTGGGTTCGCTAGGGACGTCGGCGGTACTCATGTCTATGAGAGGAAAAGCGACGGCCGACTGCCTATAAG atggATGGCTCCAGAGTCGCTCTACGACGATATTTTCAGTGTTAAGTCGGACATTTGGAGTTTTGGCGTTCTCCTGTGGGAGATCGTGACACTAGGATCCACCCCCTACCCAGGATTATCAGCGGGAGATGTGATGAGGAAG GTCCGAGACGGCTACCGTCTTGAGAAACCGGAACACTGCCGGCGGGAACTGTACAACATCATGTACTACTGCTGGGAAGCTGAACCCACTGGAAGACCAGACTTCAAAGAAGTGGTCTCCATGCTGGAGAGGCTGCTGTGCACGGAGACAGACTATATAGAGCTGGAAAGGTTCCCAGACCATTCTTATTACAATCTGCAGGAGTTGGATGGTGAAAAAGTTTGA